The window AACTCATTCGGCAGATCGCCGCTGATCAGATCGAACCGGCGCTGGCGCTCAAACCCGATCTGATCACCTTCTCTGCCGGCGGCAACGACGTCATCCGGCCCGGTACCGACCCCGACGAGGTCTCGGAGCTCTTCCGCGACGCCGTCGTGCGACTGGCCGGCAGCGGCGCCACGATAGTGGTGTTCACCGGTATCGACACCGAGTTCACGCCGGTGTTCCGGGGCATCCGCGGCAAGGTGGCCATCTACAACGAGAACATCCGCGCCATCGCCGACGAGTATGACTGCATCGTGGCCGATCAGTGGGCGCTGAAGACCGTGCAGGACCCACGCTTCTTCACTGACGATCGGCTGCATTTCAACGCGCTCGGTCACCACGAGGTGGCGCGCATGGTGCTGCGTGCCCTGAACGTGCCCAACGACCTGACCCCGATGGAGCCCGACCCGCTGCCCGTGCGCACCTGGCGCGAAGCCCGCGCCGAAGACCTCGTGTGGGCGCGTACCCACCTCGTTCCCTGGGTGCTGCGCCGGCTGCGCCACCAGTCCTCGGGCGACAACGTCACCGCGAAGCGGCCCGAACCCCTGCCGGTGACCACGCTGGCGCCGGGGAAGGATGCCGCGGCCCACCGCGGCGACAAGGTCTAGACCGCGGCATCCCCTCGCGGCCGCACCATCCCCTCGCGGCCGCACCATCCCCTCGCGGCCGCAGCATCCCCTCGCGGCCGCACCACGCACCGACGTCCGCCGTCCCATCTCGTCGCATCGCGCGCGCCAACCGACAAATCGGGCCGGCGTTTTGCAGCCCGCGCCGCCAACACCGTCCCACCTCGTCGCCTCACGGCTGTGAAGCGACAAATCGGGCCGGTATCCCGGCGCGGGCGCAGCATCCCGTCGCCCGCGACGCGCGCTCAAGTCCGCCGTCCCATCTCGTCGCATCGCGCGCGCCAACCGACAAATCGGGCCGGCGTTTTGCAGCCCGCGCCGCCAACGCCGTCCCACCTTGTCGCTTCACGGTCTTGAAGCGACAAATCGGGCCGGCATCCCGGCGCGGGCGCAGCATCCCGTCGCCCGCGACGCGCGCTCAAGTCCGCCGTCCCATCTCGTCGCATCGCCCGCACCAAACGACACATCGGGACGGCACCTTGCAGCCCGCGCCGCCAACACCGTCCCACCTCGTCGCCTCACGGCTGTGAAGCGACAAATCGGGCCGGCATCGCGGACGGGCCGGCATCACGGACGGGCACCGGCATCACGGACGGGCACCGGCATCCCGTCAGCCCGCGCTCCGCCGGCCCGCGGGTCCGATCACCCCGCGCTCAGACCCGCAGCGCCCACATCGCGACGGCGGCGGCCGCGGCGACGTTGAGCGAGTCCACTCCCCCGGCCATCGGGATCGTCACCACCGTGTCGGCAGCGCCCAGCGCCTTGCGACCCAGGCCGTCGCCCTCGGCGCCGAGCATGAGGGCGACACGCTCGGGCGGCGCAGCGGCGAACTCGTCGAGTGAGATGGCTCCGTCGGCGAGTGCGAGAGCGGCAAGGTGAAACCCGGCTTCATGCAGCACGTCGCCGGCGGCAGGCCACTCGGGCAGTCGAGTCCACGGCACCTGGAACACGGTGCCCATGCTCACCCGCACGCTGCGGCGGTAGAGCGGGTCGGCGCAGCGAGGACCCACCAGCACCGCATCGGCGCCGAGCCCTGCCGCGCCGCGGAACATCGCTCCCACGTTCGTGTGATCCACGATGTCGTCCAGGACCAGCACGCGGCGCGCATCGCGCAGCACGTCAGCCGCCGGGGGCAGCTTTGGCCGGTGCATGGCGGCGAGCAGCCCGCGGTGCACCGCATAGCCGGTGAGCTTCTCGGCCACAGTGGCCGGCACGACGTAGACGGGAACATCGTCGCGCCCCTCCAGCAACGCCGCGGCATCGGCCAGCCACTTATCTTGCACGAGCACCGAGCGCGGCCGGTGCCCGGCCTCCAGAGACCGGGCCAGCACCTTGGCGGACTCTGCCATGTACAGCCCGCCGGCAGGTTCGAGCACCCGCCGCAGCGCAACGTCGGTGAGGTCGCGGTAGTCCGCCAGACGGGGGTCGGACGGGTCGTCGATGCGGATCACGCTCACCCCACCAGCATGCCTGCCGCAACGCCGAACGCGTAACCTGGGCTGGTGTTCGAGGATGCCGCAGCCGCCCTGACCGGCCGACGTATCGCCGTGCTGACCGGGGCGGGCATCTCCACCGACTCGGGCATCCCCGATTACCGGGGCGAGCACGCGCCGGTGCGCACCCCGATGACCGTGCAGCAGTTTCTCGCGACCGACGCCGCGCGCCGGCGGTACTGGATCGGCAGTCACCTGGGCTGGCGCCGGTTCGCCGCGGCCCGACCCAACGCCGGGCACCGAGCCCTCGCAGAGCTCGAACGCCGCGGTGTCAGCAACGGCGTCATCACGCAGAACGTCGACGGGCTACATCTCGAGGCGGGGTCCGAGCGCGTGGTCGAGCTGCACGGCACGCTGCGTCGTGTGATCTGTCTGCATTGCGGGCAGGTGTTCGACCGGCGCGATCTGGCCGTGCGCATCGAGGCCGACAACCCGTGGATCACAACCAGCGAAGACGCGGTGCTGCTGCCCGACGGCTACGTGCGCCCCGATTCGGTGGACGGCTTCGTCGTGCCCGACTGCGGAATCTGCGGCGGGATGCTGAAACCCGAGGTCGTGTTCTTCGGTGAGACGATCCCACCGGCCCGGTTCGCCGGCGCGGAGCAGATTCTCGCGACCGCCGAGGCCCTGCTGGTCGCGGGCTCGTCGCTGGTGGTCAACTCGGGCATGCGTCTCATCCAGCGGGCACAGCGGCGCGGCATCCCGATCGTGATCGTGAATCGTGGCGAGACGCGCGCCGATGCCCGCGCCACCGTCAAGATCGACGCCGGCACGAGCGAGGCGCTCTCGGCGATCGCGGAGCGACTCATTCGGTCGCACTGAGCTTCGCGCGCGCTACTGTGCACAAGTGAGCGCAGTCGTGTCACCGCGGGTGCACCGCACGCCGATCCGGCCCCCGCGCCCGGCCGTCGCCGCCGTGGTCACCGGCAGCGCGGCGGCTGTGCTCGCCGCCGGCGGCTCGCAGGTTCCCTCATACTGGGCCGACGAGATCGCCAGCGTGCAGGCGGCACGCTTGACGCCTGTCGCACTGTGGGGGTTCATCCAGCACAAAGACGGCGTGCACGCTCTCTACGACGCGCTCCTGCATGTGTGGGTGCTCGTGGCCGGCGATTCACCGTTCGCGACACGCCTGCTCTCCGCTCTGGCCGTCGGACTCGCCGCCGCCGGCGTCGTCGCTGTCGGAGCCGTCTGCGGCCGGCTGAAGGTGGGAGTGTGGGCGGGCGTGATCTTCGCCCTGCTGCCGCGCACCACCTTTATGGGTGCCGAAGCGCGTTCCTACGCACTGGCGACGGCCATCGTCGTATGGGGCGTGGTGGCCCTCGTGGTGGCATCACGGCGCCGCACCACATGGTGGTGGGCGCTCTACGCCGCGCTCGTGGCCGTCGGCGCCTACCTCTTTCTCGACACCCTCCTGATGTGCCTGGTACACCTCGTCTTCGTCGTCGCAGAGCGTCGCGGGATGCTGCGCCGGTGGCTGCTCGCGGTCGCCGGCGCCGTTGTCGCGACGGCGCCGTTGCTGGCGCTGGCCTCCCGCCAGCGCGCGCAGATCGCGTGGATCTCGGCAGAGGGCGCCGTCACTCCGTGGATGCTGTTCGTCGAGCCCTGGTTCGAAAGCTCGCTGCCGGCCGCTGTTCTCGCGTTGGTCCTGCTCGTGATGGCCACCGCGCGCTGGCGCACTATCGTGGCGCGCACGGGCACATCCCTGGTCATCCTCGGTCTGGCATGGGCGTTCGTGCCGTCGGCGGCACTGTGGGCGGCCGATGCCATGGCCGGGCCGCTGTATCTCGCACGGTACCTGTCGTTCGCCGCTCCCGGCATGGCGCTGCTGCTCGCCGTCGCGATCACCGGGTTGCCCTGGCACCGTTCGGGCCTGGCCGCGGCGGCTGTGCTCGCGATCGTCTGCGCGCCGACATACCTCGCCCAGCGCACGCCGTACGCGAAGGGCGGCGGCAGCGATCTGGCCCAGCTCGCCGGCTACATCCACGACCACGCGTCGCCCGGTGATGCTGTGTTCCTGGCCAACGACGGGCCCTTCACCCTGCGACCCCGTCTGGCCATCGACGGCTACCCCGGCTCGTTCCGCGGCCTGGATGATGTCGCATTCGTGCGCTCGGGCATGAGCACCGGCGTGTTCACCGACGTGACCCGCGCCCCTGGGGATATCGACTGGACCGACGTGCGCACCGTCTGGGTGGCCACCGACATCGCCGACGACGACGAAGGCATCGCGCGCACTCTCACCCAGGCGGGGTTCGCCCCCGATGCCCCGCACGCCCTGCACCGCACAACTGTGACGGAGTACTCACGGCGCCCCCGATAAGCTCGTGCTGTGACCACCCTGACGCTCATCCGCCACGGCGAGACCGACTGGAACCGCACCGGCCGCATCCAGGGCACCAGCGACATCCCGCTCAACGACACCGGCCGGCAGCAGGCCCGCGACACGGCCGCGATCCTGCTCGATCGCATGGACCCGGCACTGCCCGTCGCGGTCGCGGCCAGCGATCTGGCGCGAGCGCGCGAGACCGCCCAGATCATCGCCGACGAGCTCGACCTGCCCGCCCCGCACCTGTACCCCGATCTGCGCGAGCGCGCATACGGCGAGGCTGAGGGGATGACCGCCGCCGACATCGAGGAGCGCTGGGGCTCGCCCCGCCCCACCGATCTGCCCGGTGCCGAGCCCTGGCCGCAGGTGCGCCGCCGTGCCGTGCGCGGTGTGCGCCAGGTCGCGCGCGATGTGCGGCGGCTGACCGCGCCGGGCGCGGCATCGGCCATCGTCGTCTCGCACGGCGCGCTCATCCGCGAGCTCGTGCGGCACATCAGTCACGGCGAGCTACCCGATCCCGCCAGCCGGCTGCCCAACGGCGGCGGCTACACGATCCTCATCGAGCGCGATCGGCTGCGTCTTCTCGACACCGTCGCTCACTGAGCCCGCGCGAGCATCGCCCGCGCGTGCCGCAGCACCGGCTCGTCGACCATCCGCCCCTCGAACGAGAACACGCCACGCTCGCCCTCGGCGGCTGCGAGCACCGCTCGCGCCCACGCCACCGTCTTGGCGGCGGGGCGATACGCATCCCGTACGAGTTCCACCTGCGTGGGATGGATGCATGCCGTCGCGGCGAACCCGCTGGCCGCAGCATCCACGGCCTCTTTCGACTGCCCGCGCGCGTCTGCGATATCCAGGTGCACGGCATCGATCGCCGCCTTGCCACGCGCGCCGGCCGCCAGCAGCACACGCGAGCGCGCGTGCACCGCGACATCGCGGTAGTGCCCGTTCTTCTTGCGGCTTGAGGTGCCACCGAGCGAGGCGACCAGGTCTTCTGCGCCCCACATCAGCGCGACCACGTTGTCAAGAGCTGCGATCTTCTCCGCCTGCACCACGCCCCGGGCGGTCTCGCACAGGGCTATCACCTGGAACCGGTGGTCGAACTTCGCGAGCTTTTTCGCCGACTCGCTCTTGGCCACCATGACGGTGCGGTAGTCGGTCTGCGAGAGGGTCGACAGATCGGATGCCGCGTGCGGGGAATCCAGCGGGTTTATCCGCACAATCGTGCGGGCCGGATCCAGATCGCTGTCGATGACATGACCGCGGGCGGCGGCCTTGGCATCCTCGGCGACAGCGTCTTCGAGGTCGAGGATGACCGCGTCGGCACGCTCGGCGGCCTTCGCGAACCGCTCGGGGCGGTCGGCCGGGCAGAACAGCAGCGCCGGTCCCATCTGAAAGCTCATGCGTCCTCCTTTGGCAGACACCACATCAGCGCAACGCGGGTGACGGTGGCCACGACCTCGTCGTCCTGATTGCGTCCGGTGTGCGTCATCGTGACCAGCCCCTGCCCCGGGCGCGACCGTGACAGCCGCTTCGACACTATTTCGGTGTCGCCGTACAGGGTGTCGCCGGCGAACACGGGGTGCGGAAAGGAGATCTCCGAAAGCCCCAGCTGGGCCACCAGGGTGCCCTGCGTGATCTGGGCCACCGACATCCCCACCAGCGTCGACAGCGTCCACATCGAGTTCATCAGCGGCTTGCCGAACGGCTGCGTCGCCGAGTAGGCGGCATCCAGGTGCAGCGCCTGCGTGTTCATCGTCAGCGCCGAGAACAGAATGTTGTCGGCCTCGGTGACGGTGCGCCCGGGCCGGTGCAGATACCGCGCACCGATCTCGCACTCCTCGTAGTACAGCCCGCGCTGCACGATCTCGGTCATGGCTCTCACGCTAGCCCGAGTGCGCGGGCGATCACCAGCAGCTGCACCTCGGTGGTGCCTTCGCCGACCTCGAGGATCTTCGAGTCGCGGTAGTGCCGCGCCACCGGGTATTCGTTCATGAAGCCGTTGCCGCCGAACACCTGTGTGGCATCCCGCGCATTGTCCATGGCCGCATCGCCGGCGACGAGCTTGGCGATCGCCGCCTCGGTCTTGAACGGCTTGCCGGCGTCGCGCAGGCGCGCGGCGTGGTGCCACGCGAGCCGTGCGGTGTGCACGCGGGCTTGCATGCGCGCGATCTTGAACTGCATGGCCTGCTTGCTGGCAAGCGGCTGCCCGAACACCGTGCGACTGTGCGCATAGTCGACGGCCGCGTCCACGCACCCCTCGGCGGCGCCGGTGGCCAGGGCCGCGATGGCGATGCGCCCCTCGTCGAGGATGTGCAGGAAGGCAGCGAACCCGCGCCCACGCTCGCCCAGCAGGTTCGCTGCCGGCACCCGGGCGTCGGCGAAGCCGAGCGGATGCGTGTCAGACGCGTGCCAGCCGACTTTGTCGTAGGCCGGCTCGACCGTGAAACCCGGCGTGCCATTGGGAACGATGATCGTCGAGATCTCCTTGCGCCCATCCTGCTCGCCGGTGACCGCGGTCACTGTGACGAACCGCGTGATGTCGGTGCCCGAGTTCGTGATGAACTGCTTGGCCCCGTTGATCACCCATTCGTCACCCTCCAGACGCGCCGTCGTGCGGGTGGCTCCGGCATCCGATCCGGCGTCCGGCTCGGTGAGTCCGAAGCCGGCCAGCGCGCGACCGGCCAGCAGATCGGGCAGATACTCGCGCTTCTGCGCCTCATTCCCAAATCGGAATATAGGCATCGCGCCCAGGCTGACGCCGGCTTCGAGCGTGATGGCCAGCGACTGGTCGACGCGCCCGATGGCCTCGATGGCCAGGCCCAGCGCAAAGTAGTCACCACCCTGGCCGCCGTACTCCTCGGGAAACGGCAGGCCGAAAAGCCCCATCTCGCCCATCTGAGCGACGACATCCAACGGCAGCGTGTGGGTGCGGTTGGCCTCATACGCTATCGGCGCGATCACCGTGTCGGCGAACTCGCGGGCAAGGCCTGCCAGCTCGCGTTCGTCGTCGCTGACGTCATAGGTGGTGTAGGTGTCCATGTGTCCTTCATTCCGTTGCGGTCACGCGCGCGATGATCTGATCGCGGCGCACCTGATCGCCGGTGGCGACCTTCAGGGTGAGGATGCCGTCATGCGGCGCCGTCACGGGGTGTTCCATCTTCATCGCCTCGATCGAGACGAGCTTGTCGCCGGCCTTCACCGCTGCGCCATCGGCGACGTGCACGGCCACCACAGCGCCCGGCATCGGCGCGTGCAGTTCGGGATCGGACGCCCCCGACTCGCGCTCGCGCTGCGCAAGGCGACGCTCCATCTCCTGGCGTCGAGTCAGCGGGGTCAGCACCGAGGTGACGCCGTCGGCATGCACCCAGATCTCACCGGTCGCCGCGCCCCCGGTCGTTGAGCGAGCGCAGCGAGTCGAAACGACGGCCGCGTCGCTGTGTCGTTTCGACTCGCTCGCTTCGCTCGCTCGCTCAACGACCGTGCCACGCGATGTCTCGAACCGGGCCCGCGGCGGCACGGGGTCGGCGCCCATCCGCCAGCCCGAACGGCTGTGCCAGAGGTCGCCCTTCTCGACGGGCATCGCGTGCGCCGCCGCATCCAGGGCCGCCTGACTCGGCTCGGGGTCTTCGAACGGCGGCATCCGGTCGATGAGCCCGGTGTTCATATCGCCGGCCTGCACGACGGGATCGGCCAGCAATGCCCGCAGAAAGTCGATGTTGCTCTCGACTCCGAACAGCACCGTGTCGGCCAGCGCCGCATCCAATCTCGCCAGGGCCTGGGTTCGGTCATCGCCGTGCGCGATGACCTTCGCGATCATCGGGTCGTAATCGGTCGTGACGGCGCTTCCGGTCTGAACCGCGGCATCCGTGCGCACTCCCTCGGCGCTCTGCCACCGCAGCACGAAGCCGGTAGCCGGCAGAAACCCACGCGAGGGGGCCTCGGCATACACGCGCGCCTCGATGGCATGACCGTCGAGGGCCACTTCGCCCAGCGTGAGCGGCTCGCCCGCGGCGATGCGCAGCTGCTGTTCGACCAGGTCGACGCCGGTCACCAGTTCGGTCACCGGATGCTCGACCTGCAGGCGCGTGTTCATCTCCATGAAGAAGAACTCGTCGGGTTTGTCAGCAGAGACGATGAACTCGACCGTTCCGGCGCCGGTGTAGGCGACGGATGCCGCAGCCGCACACGCGGCTTCGCCCAGGCGTGCGCGCGTCGCGGCGTCGATGAGCGGCGAGGGAGACTCTTCGATCACCTTCTGGTGGCGTCGCTGCAGGGTGCATTCACGTTCACCCAGGTGCACCACAGTGCCGTACGTGTCACCGAGCACCTGCACCTCGATGTGCCGTGGGCGTTGGATGAGCCGCTCGAACAGCAGCGTGTCATCGCCGAAGGCTGCTTTCGCGACGCGCCGTGCTGTGGCGACGGCATCCCGAACCTCGTCCTCGGAGTGCACCTCGTGCATCCCCTTGCCGCCGCCGCCGGCGGACGGCTTTATCAGCAGCGGAAAGCCGGCCTCGCGTGCGGCCTCGACGATCCGGTCGTCGTCCATGCCGGCCGCGCTGAACCCCGGCACAATGGGCACTCCGCGGGCGGCGACGTGCTCACGGGCGCGGATCTTGTCGGCCATGACATCGAGCGCCTGCTCCCCCGGGCCGATGAACACGATGCCGGCGTCGGCGCACGCGCGCCCGAACGCCGCGTTCTCGGAGAGGAAACCATACCCCGGGTGGACAGCCTGCGCCCCCGCCGCGCGTGCGGCGGCGATGATCGCGTCGATGTCCAGATAGGAACGGGATGCCTCGGCCGGCCCGATCCGCACGGCCTCGTCGGCTTCGGTCACATGCGGGGCGGTGGCATCCGCGTCGCTGTAGACGGCGACGGAGCGGATGCCCAGGCGGCGCAGCGTGCGGATGACACGGCGCGCGATCTCACCGCGGTTGGCGATCAGGACGGTATCGAACACGGTGCCTCACATCCGGAAGACGCCGAAGCGCGGTTCGGGCAGGGGTGAGCGCGAGACGACGTCGAGGGCGAGCCCGAGCAGGTCGCGGGTGTCAGCGGGATCTATCACTCCGTCGTCCCACAGCCGGGCGGTGGCGTAGTAGGGGCTGCCCTGCTGTTCGTATTGCGCACGCACGGGTTCCTCGAACGCCGCCTGGTCCTCGGCCGACCATTGTTCGCCGCGGCCCTCCAGCTGATCGCGCTTGACCGTCGACAGCACGGAGGCGGCCTGCGCGCCGCCCATCACCGAGATGCGGCTGGCCGGCCACGTCCACAGGAATCGCGGCGAGTACGCCCGGCCGCACATCGAGTAGTTGCCGGCACCGAACGACCCGCCGATGACGACGGTCAGCTTGGGCACGCGGGTGGTGGCGACGGCGGTGACCATCTTGGCCCCGTCCTTCGCGATGCCGCCGGCTTCGGCATCCCGCCCCACCATGAAGCCCGAGATGTTCTGCAGGAACAGCAGCGGCACGCCGCGCTGATCGCACAGCTCGATGAAGTGCGCCCCCTTGAGCGCCGACTCGCTGAAGAGCACGCCGTTGTTCGCGATGATCCCGACCGGCTGGCCGTGGATGTGGGCGAAACCCGTCACCAACGTTGTGCCGTACTCCTTCTTGAACTCGTGCAGCTCGCTGCCGTCGACCAATCGCGCGATGACCTCACGCACGTCGTATGGCTGGTTCACATCGACGGGAACGACGCCGTAGAGCTCGTGCGGGTCGGCGAGCGGTGGCTCGTCGGCGTCGACCTCCCATGCGGGCTCGTCCGAAGGTGGCAGGGTCGCGACGATGTCGCGCACGATCTCCAGCGCGTGCTCGTCGTTCTCGGCGAGGTGGTCGACGACGCCCGAGCGGCGGGCGTGCAGCTCACCCCCGCCGAGCTCCTCGGCGGTGACGATCTCGCCGATGGCGGCCTTCACCAGCGGCGGCCCACCCAGGAAGATCGTGCCCTGGTTTCGGACGATCACGGTCTCGTCGCTCATCGCGGGCACGTACGCGCCACCGGCCGTGCACGAGCCCAGGACGGCGGCGATCTGTGGGATGCCGGCGGCCGAGAGCCTGGCCTGATTGAAGAAGATGCGCCCGAAGTGGTCGCGGTCGGGGAAGACCTCGTCTTGCATCGGCAGGAAAGCGCCGCCCGAGTCGACGAGATAGACGCAGGGCAGCCGGTTCTCGAGTGCCACCTCCTGCGCGCGCAGGTGCTTCTTGACGGTCATCGGGTAGTAGGTGCCGCCCTTGACCGTGGCATCGTTGCACACGACCATGACGTGCCTGCCGTGCACCAGTCCGATGCCCGCAATGACTCCGGCGGAAGGTGCCTGACCGTCATAGAGTCCCTCGGCGGCCAGCGGCGCGAGCTCGATGAACGGACTGCCCTCGTCGAGCAGCCGGGTGACCCGGTCGCGCGGCAGCAGTTTGCCGCGCGCCACATGCCGGTCGCGGGAGGCCGGCGGACCGCCCTGTGCCGCTCGCGCGAGGCGCTCGCGCAACTGGCTGGCCAGCTCTTGCTGCGCGGCGCGATTG is drawn from Microbacterium protaetiae and contains these coding sequences:
- a CDS encoding SGNH/GDSL hydrolase family protein, whose translation is MSDDHRSPYVPNADLHPWRRFVALGDSFTEGVGDPSPDDPDVFRGWADRVAEVLSSQVDDFAYANLAVRGKLIRQIAADQIEPALALKPDLITFSAGGNDVIRPGTDPDEVSELFRDAVVRLAGSGATIVVFTGIDTEFTPVFRGIRGKVAIYNENIRAIADEYDCIVADQWALKTVQDPRFFTDDRLHFNALGHHEVARMVLRALNVPNDLTPMEPDPLPVRTWREARAEDLVWARTHLVPWVLRRLRHQSSGDNVTAKRPEPLPVTTLAPGKDAAAHRGDKV
- a CDS encoding TrmH family RNA methyltransferase, which translates into the protein MSVIRIDDPSDPRLADYRDLTDVALRRVLEPAGGLYMAESAKVLARSLEAGHRPRSVLVQDKWLADAAALLEGRDDVPVYVVPATVAEKLTGYAVHRGLLAAMHRPKLPPAADVLRDARRVLVLDDIVDHTNVGAMFRGAAGLGADAVLVGPRCADPLYRRSVRVSMGTVFQVPWTRLPEWPAAGDVLHEAGFHLAALALADGAISLDEFAAAPPERVALMLGAEGDGLGRKALGAADTVVTIPMAGGVDSLNVAAAAAVAMWALRV
- a CDS encoding Sir2 family NAD-dependent protein deacetylase, with product MVFEDAAAALTGRRIAVLTGAGISTDSGIPDYRGEHAPVRTPMTVQQFLATDAARRRYWIGSHLGWRRFAAARPNAGHRALAELERRGVSNGVITQNVDGLHLEAGSERVVELHGTLRRVICLHCGQVFDRRDLAVRIEADNPWITTSEDAVLLPDGYVRPDSVDGFVVPDCGICGGMLKPEVVFFGETIPPARFAGAEQILATAEALLVAGSSLVVNSGMRLIQRAQRRGIPIVIVNRGETRADARATVKIDAGTSEALSAIAERLIRSH
- a CDS encoding glycosyltransferase family 39 protein, which codes for MSAVVSPRVHRTPIRPPRPAVAAVVTGSAAAVLAAGGSQVPSYWADEIASVQAARLTPVALWGFIQHKDGVHALYDALLHVWVLVAGDSPFATRLLSALAVGLAAAGVVAVGAVCGRLKVGVWAGVIFALLPRTTFMGAEARSYALATAIVVWGVVALVVASRRRTTWWWALYAALVAVGAYLFLDTLLMCLVHLVFVVAERRGMLRRWLLAVAGAVVATAPLLALASRQRAQIAWISAEGAVTPWMLFVEPWFESSLPAAVLALVLLVMATARWRTIVARTGTSLVILGLAWAFVPSAALWAADAMAGPLYLARYLSFAAPGMALLLAVAITGLPWHRSGLAAAAVLAIVCAPTYLAQRTPYAKGGGSDLAQLAGYIHDHASPGDAVFLANDGPFTLRPRLAIDGYPGSFRGLDDVAFVRSGMSTGVFTDVTRAPGDIDWTDVRTVWVATDIADDDEGIARTLTQAGFAPDAPHALHRTTVTEYSRRPR
- a CDS encoding histidine phosphatase family protein, which codes for MTTLTLIRHGETDWNRTGRIQGTSDIPLNDTGRQQARDTAAILLDRMDPALPVAVAASDLARARETAQIIADELDLPAPHLYPDLRERAYGEAEGMTAADIEERWGSPRPTDLPGAEPWPQVRRRAVRGVRQVARDVRRLTAPGAASAIVVSHGALIRELVRHISHGELPDPASRLPNGGGYTILIERDRLRLLDTVAH
- a CDS encoding HpcH/HpaI aldolase/citrate lyase family protein, whose translation is MSFQMGPALLFCPADRPERFAKAAERADAVILDLEDAVAEDAKAAARGHVIDSDLDPARTIVRINPLDSPHAASDLSTLSQTDYRTVMVAKSESAKKLAKFDHRFQVIALCETARGVVQAEKIAALDNVVALMWGAEDLVASLGGTSSRKKNGHYRDVAVHARSRVLLAAGARGKAAIDAVHLDIADARGQSKEAVDAAASGFAATACIHPTQVELVRDAYRPAAKTVAWARAVLAAAEGERGVFSFEGRMVDEPVLRHARAMLARAQ
- a CDS encoding MaoC family dehydratase, with translation MTEIVQRGLYYEECEIGARYLHRPGRTVTEADNILFSALTMNTQALHLDAAYSATQPFGKPLMNSMWTLSTLVGMSVAQITQGTLVAQLGLSEISFPHPVFAGDTLYGDTEIVSKRLSRSRPGQGLVTMTHTGRNQDDEVVATVTRVALMWCLPKEDA
- a CDS encoding acyl-CoA dehydrogenase family protein, translating into MDTYTTYDVSDDERELAGLAREFADTVIAPIAYEANRTHTLPLDVVAQMGEMGLFGLPFPEEYGGQGGDYFALGLAIEAIGRVDQSLAITLEAGVSLGAMPIFRFGNEAQKREYLPDLLAGRALAGFGLTEPDAGSDAGATRTTARLEGDEWVINGAKQFITNSGTDITRFVTVTAVTGEQDGRKEISTIIVPNGTPGFTVEPAYDKVGWHASDTHPLGFADARVPAANLLGERGRGFAAFLHILDEGRIAIAALATGAAEGCVDAAVDYAHSRTVFGQPLASKQAMQFKIARMQARVHTARLAWHHAARLRDAGKPFKTEAAIAKLVAGDAAMDNARDATQVFGGNGFMNEYPVARHYRDSKILEVGEGTTEVQLLVIARALGLA
- a CDS encoding acetyl/propionyl/methylcrotonyl-CoA carboxylase subunit alpha, giving the protein MFDTVLIANRGEIARRVIRTLRRLGIRSVAVYSDADATAPHVTEADEAVRIGPAEASRSYLDIDAIIAAARAAGAQAVHPGYGFLSENAAFGRACADAGIVFIGPGEQALDVMADKIRAREHVAARGVPIVPGFSAAGMDDDRIVEAAREAGFPLLIKPSAGGGGKGMHEVHSEDEVRDAVATARRVAKAAFGDDTLLFERLIQRPRHIEVQVLGDTYGTVVHLGERECTLQRRHQKVIEESPSPLIDAATRARLGEAACAAAASVAYTGAGTVEFIVSADKPDEFFFMEMNTRLQVEHPVTELVTGVDLVEQQLRIAAGEPLTLGEVALDGHAIEARVYAEAPSRGFLPATGFVLRWQSAEGVRTDAAVQTGSAVTTDYDPMIAKVIAHGDDRTQALARLDAALADTVLFGVESNIDFLRALLADPVVQAGDMNTGLIDRMPPFEDPEPSQAALDAAAHAMPVEKGDLWHSRSGWRMGADPVPPRARFETSRGTVVERASEASESKRHSDAAVVSTRCARSTTGGAATGEIWVHADGVTSVLTPLTRRQEMERRLAQRERESGASDPELHAPMPGAVVAVHVADGAAVKAGDKLVSIEAMKMEHPVTAPHDGILTLKVATGDQVRRDQIIARVTATE
- a CDS encoding carboxyl transferase domain-containing protein, which translates into the protein MTGRAPTIATAPTGGDAFERNRAAQQELASQLRERLARAAQGGPPASRDRHVARGKLLPRDRVTRLLDEGSPFIELAPLAAEGLYDGQAPSAGVIAGIGLVHGRHVMVVCNDATVKGGTYYPMTVKKHLRAQEVALENRLPCVYLVDSGGAFLPMQDEVFPDRDHFGRIFFNQARLSAAGIPQIAAVLGSCTAGGAYVPAMSDETVIVRNQGTIFLGGPPLVKAAIGEIVTAEELGGGELHARRSGVVDHLAENDEHALEIVRDIVATLPPSDEPAWEVDADEPPLADPHELYGVVPVDVNQPYDVREVIARLVDGSELHEFKKEYGTTLVTGFAHIHGQPVGIIANNGVLFSESALKGAHFIELCDQRGVPLLFLQNISGFMVGRDAEAGGIAKDGAKMVTAVATTRVPKLTVVIGGSFGAGNYSMCGRAYSPRFLWTWPASRISVMGGAQAASVLSTVKRDQLEGRGEQWSAEDQAAFEEPVRAQYEQQGSPYYATARLWDDGVIDPADTRDLLGLALDVVSRSPLPEPRFGVFRM